The following are encoded together in the Streptomyces sp. NBC_00341 genome:
- a CDS encoding DUF5914 domain-containing protein, protein MTRGRRTAGNRIPLRLRRAAVTWDRQPPTWRDARPGVIADALKRALGRPSGNWYVLGASRAVTAERSIGRTVGGSEVVAWRDASGRLRAGPGACPHLGAPLRDSPVRCGTLVCHWHGLALSGEPFAGWEPYPAFDDGVLAWVRLDHVGGETPLERPVVPPRPAVGDTVDSVYEGVGVCEPEDVVANRLDPWHGAWFHPYSFVDLTVTGTPSVEGDGDEDGFAVDVSFKIVGRVVVPVRALFTAPEPRTVVMHITEGEGRGSVVESHATPLGPDLMGRPRTAVTEALLAASDRRGFAVARAAAPLLRPLMRASAGRLWRDDLAYAERRWELRGTGRLPG, encoded by the coding sequence ATGACCCGCGGCCGCCGTACCGCAGGGAACCGGATCCCCCTGCGGCTGCGCCGCGCGGCCGTCACGTGGGACCGGCAACCCCCGACCTGGCGCGATGCCAGGCCCGGGGTCATCGCGGACGCGCTGAAGCGTGCACTGGGCCGGCCTTCCGGTAACTGGTACGTCCTCGGGGCGTCCCGTGCCGTCACGGCCGAGCGGTCGATCGGACGGACCGTCGGTGGCAGTGAAGTGGTGGCCTGGCGCGATGCCTCGGGCCGTCTGCGCGCCGGGCCCGGCGCGTGCCCGCACCTCGGGGCGCCCCTGCGCGACAGCCCCGTCCGGTGCGGCACCCTGGTCTGTCACTGGCACGGACTCGCCCTGAGCGGTGAGCCGTTCGCCGGCTGGGAGCCCTATCCGGCCTTCGACGACGGGGTCCTCGCCTGGGTGCGCCTCGACCACGTCGGCGGTGAGACCCCGCTGGAGCGGCCGGTCGTCCCGCCCCGCCCGGCGGTGGGGGACACCGTCGACTCCGTGTACGAGGGTGTCGGTGTCTGCGAGCCGGAAGACGTGGTGGCCAATCGCCTCGACCCGTGGCACGGCGCCTGGTTCCACCCGTACTCATTCGTCGACCTGACAGTGACCGGTACGCCTTCCGTTGAGGGCGACGGGGACGAGGACGGGTTCGCCGTCGACGTGTCCTTCAAGATCGTGGGGCGCGTCGTGGTACCGGTGCGTGCCCTCTTCACCGCGCCGGAACCACGCACCGTCGTCATGCACATCACGGAGGGCGAGGGCCGCGGGTCCGTGGTCGAATCCCATGCCACGCCGCTGGGGCCCGACCTCATGGGCAGGCCCCGGACCGCGGTGACGGAGGCACTCCTGGCCGCCTCCGACCGTCGCGGCTTCGCCGTTGCCCGCGCGGCGGCCCCGCTGCTCCGCCCGCTCATGCGGGCCTCCGCCGGACGGCTGTGGCGGGACGACCTCGCGTACGCCGAACGGCGTTGGGAACTGCGCGGCACCGGCCGCTTGCCGGGCTGA
- a CDS encoding FAD-dependent oxidoreductase, which produces MRYARSVTDGHRRGRDRRAVVLRGPGGRARFAGDAPSVAVIGGGIAGISAATVLAERGARVTLYEREPGLGGRLAGRPTEIADGTTVTMSRGFHAFFRQYYNLRGLLRRVDPGLRTLTGLPDYPLRHSTGLYDSFARVPRTPPFSVLGFVALSPTFGLRDLVRMRPRAALPLLDVRVPDVYEQLDEVSAHDFLTRIRFPEAAHHLAFEVFSRSFFADPRELSAAELVLMFHIYFLGSSEGLLFDVPDEPFPQALWEPLRRYLEGHSAQVRTGSAVENVTPLVGGGHDVTADGRTRRHDALVLALDTDGLRKAVAASPGLGDASWRAKVEGLRTAPPFLVSRLWLDRPVAPDRPGFLGTSGYPPLDNVSVLDRWEGEAARWARRHRGSVLELHAYAVSPDADRAEVQTAAIEQLHRVYPETRSARVVDVRHEWRADCPLFPVGGYPHRPGVRTPDPTVTVAGDLVRTGLPVALMERAATSGFLAANALLERWGVRGQTLWTVPRAGRSAVLRGLAALGTR; this is translated from the coding sequence ATGAGGTACGCGAGGTCCGTTACGGACGGCCACCGTCGCGGCCGCGACCGGAGGGCCGTCGTGCTCCGCGGACCCGGCGGTCGTGCTCGTTTCGCCGGTGACGCGCCCTCGGTGGCCGTGATCGGCGGTGGCATCGCGGGAATCTCCGCGGCGACGGTGCTGGCCGAGCGCGGTGCGCGGGTGACGCTGTACGAGCGTGAGCCGGGTCTCGGCGGGCGGCTTGCGGGCCGGCCCACCGAGATCGCCGACGGGACCACGGTCACGATGAGCCGCGGCTTTCACGCCTTCTTCCGTCAGTACTACAACCTGCGCGGCCTGTTGCGCCGGGTCGACCCGGGACTGCGTACGCTGACCGGGCTGCCCGACTATCCGCTGCGGCACAGCACGGGCCTGTACGACAGCTTCGCGCGGGTGCCGCGCACTCCGCCGTTCAGCGTCCTGGGTTTCGTCGCGCTCAGCCCGACCTTCGGCCTGCGCGACCTGGTCCGGATGAGGCCGCGGGCCGCGCTGCCCCTGCTGGACGTGCGCGTGCCCGACGTGTACGAGCAGCTCGACGAGGTCAGCGCGCACGACTTCCTGACGCGCATCCGGTTCCCGGAGGCCGCCCATCATCTGGCCTTCGAGGTGTTCTCCCGTAGCTTCTTCGCCGATCCGCGGGAACTGTCCGCCGCGGAACTGGTGTTGATGTTCCACATCTATTTTCTCGGCTCCAGCGAGGGACTCCTCTTCGACGTGCCGGACGAGCCGTTCCCGCAGGCGTTGTGGGAACCGTTGCGGCGATATCTGGAGGGGCACAGCGCGCAGGTACGCACGGGATCGGCGGTGGAGAACGTCACACCCCTGGTGGGCGGTGGGCACGATGTCACCGCCGACGGCCGGACGCGGCGCCACGACGCACTGGTCCTGGCCCTGGACACCGACGGACTGCGGAAGGCCGTGGCAGCGTCGCCCGGACTGGGCGACGCGTCCTGGCGTGCGAAGGTGGAGGGTCTCAGGACAGCACCACCGTTCCTCGTCTCGCGGCTCTGGCTGGACCGTCCGGTGGCGCCGGACCGCCCCGGCTTCCTCGGTACCAGCGGCTATCCCCCGCTGGACAACGTCAGTGTGCTGGACCGATGGGAGGGCGAGGCCGCCCGTTGGGCGCGCCGTCACCGGGGCTCGGTGCTCGAACTGCACGCCTACGCGGTCTCACCGGACGCGGACCGTGCCGAGGTGCAGACAGCGGCGATCGAACAGCTCCACCGGGTCTACCCGGAGACGCGCAGCGCCCGGGTGGTGGACGTACGGCACGAATGGCGCGCGGACTGCCCGCTCTTCCCGGTCGGCGGATACCCGCACCGGCCCGGCGTCCGCACGCCCGACCCCACCGTGACGGTGGCGGGTGACCTGGTCCGGACCGGGCTTCCGGTGGCGCTGATGGAGCGTGCCGCGACAAGCGGATTCCTCGCGGCCAACGCGCTGTTGGAGCGCTGGGGGGTGCGCGGTCAGACGCTGTGGACGGTGCCGCGGGCCGGCCGCTCCGCGGTGCTGCGCGGGCTGGCCGCGCTCGGGACCCGGTGA
- a CDS encoding class I SAM-dependent methyltransferase — MTLLRDDDLSAAFDHGSLAYDRLTAVNPGYRRDLRRSARRLGLAGGGRGLRLLDLGCGTGTSTAALLTAAPDAEIVAVDSSVGMLERAKAKRWPSNVTFVHAPAEAMHPSQVNGRFDAVFAAYLFRNVSDPDQVLDVVRELLVPAGRLAVHEYTLGSGRMHRALWSAVCGAVVVPAGRLTGDADLYRHLHRSVLEFDSAADFADRVRRRGFGHVRVLPLPGWQTGITHTIVAQAPSALRERP, encoded by the coding sequence ATGACACTGCTGCGTGACGACGACCTGTCCGCCGCGTTCGACCACGGCTCCCTCGCCTACGACCGGCTCACCGCGGTCAATCCCGGCTACCGCCGCGACCTGCGGCGCTCGGCGCGCAGACTCGGGCTGGCGGGCGGCGGCCGGGGCCTGCGCCTGCTGGATCTCGGCTGCGGAACGGGAACGTCGACCGCCGCGCTCCTGACGGCGGCGCCGGATGCGGAGATCGTCGCGGTGGACTCGTCGGTGGGCATGCTCGAGCGTGCCAAGGCCAAGCGCTGGCCGTCGAACGTCACCTTCGTGCACGCACCGGCGGAGGCCATGCACCCCTCGCAGGTGAACGGCCGCTTCGACGCCGTGTTCGCCGCATACCTCTTCCGCAATGTGAGCGATCCGGACCAGGTGCTCGACGTGGTCCGGGAGCTGCTCGTCCCGGCCGGGCGGCTGGCCGTGCACGAGTACACGCTCGGCTCCGGCCGTATGCACCGGGCGCTGTGGTCGGCGGTCTGCGGCGCGGTGGTGGTCCCGGCAGGGCGGCTCACCGGAGACGCGGACCTCTACCGCCACCTGCACCGCAGCGTGCTGGAGTTCGACTCGGCCGCCGATTTCGCCGATCGGGTACGACGCCGCGGATTCGGTCATGTGCGGGTCCTGCCGCTGCCCGGTTGGCAGACGGGCATCACCCACACGATCGTCGCCCAGGCGCCGAGCGCCCTACGGGAACGGCCATGA
- a CDS encoding lycopene cyclase family protein, which produces MLQPDVVIVGAGAAGLTLAHQLCAPADGAPVSVVLVDAPAGPLRPPPRTWCFWEAAGGAYDDVLSASWERLRVTGPDGAETVTCPDPFRYKMLRSDAFEQLVQRRLSHAAGFRRLEATVTAVGDAPGGGGRVVARDARGARILLHGRYVFDSRPPTRLPTARTTLLQHFTGWFVETDGPVFDPATADLMDFRTPQPPQGLSFGYVLPMGPRSALVEYTQFSRAVLDAPGYERALRHYTHDVLGLGAHRVTAVERGVIPMTDGRFPVRVGRSVFRIGTAGGATRPSTGYTFAAVQRQSRTIAAQVRGGSRLRVASPYGAWPRAMDAVMLRALDSGRVDGGEFFSGLFRTVPGERLLRFLDGTSRGYEDVLVGLRTPVAPMLRTVVELPFRPKRQAPAGAPPWPTPSAPARTPPDQETSDP; this is translated from the coding sequence GTGCTACAGCCGGACGTCGTCATCGTGGGCGCCGGGGCGGCCGGGCTGACACTCGCCCATCAGCTGTGCGCGCCGGCGGATGGCGCCCCCGTGTCGGTTGTCCTCGTCGACGCCCCCGCGGGACCGTTGCGACCACCGCCTCGCACGTGGTGCTTCTGGGAGGCCGCCGGTGGCGCGTACGACGACGTGTTGTCCGCGTCCTGGGAGCGGTTGCGCGTGACGGGCCCCGACGGTGCGGAAACCGTGACGTGCCCCGATCCGTTCCGCTACAAGATGCTCCGCTCGGACGCCTTCGAGCAGTTGGTCCAGCGGCGGCTGTCGCACGCGGCAGGCTTTCGCCGGCTGGAGGCGACGGTGACCGCGGTCGGGGACGCGCCCGGAGGCGGTGGCCGGGTGGTCGCACGCGACGCCCGGGGCGCGCGGATCCTGCTGCACGGGAGGTACGTCTTCGATTCGAGGCCGCCCACCCGGCTGCCGACGGCCCGCACCACGCTGCTGCAGCACTTCACGGGCTGGTTCGTCGAGACGGACGGGCCGGTGTTCGATCCGGCTACGGCGGATCTGATGGACTTCCGCACTCCGCAGCCGCCGCAGGGCCTGTCGTTCGGCTACGTGCTCCCGATGGGACCGCGCAGCGCCCTGGTCGAGTACACGCAGTTCTCGCGTGCCGTCCTGGACGCGCCGGGATATGAGCGGGCGTTACGTCACTACACCCACGATGTGCTGGGTCTCGGGGCCCATCGGGTGACCGCTGTGGAGCGGGGCGTCATTCCGATGACCGACGGACGTTTCCCGGTTCGGGTCGGCCGGTCGGTCTTCCGTATCGGGACGGCCGGCGGGGCCACCCGTCCGTCGACCGGCTATACGTTCGCCGCTGTCCAGCGCCAGAGCCGGACCATCGCCGCGCAGGTACGCGGCGGAAGCCGGCTGCGGGTGGCATCGCCTTACGGGGCCTGGCCGCGCGCCATGGACGCCGTGATGCTGCGGGCGCTGGACAGCGGCCGGGTGGACGGTGGCGAGTTCTTCTCCGGCCTCTTCCGCACGGTCCCGGGAGAGCGGCTGCTGCGGTTCCTGGACGGTACGTCGCGCGGATACGAGGACGTCCTGGTCGGGCTGCGCACGCCGGTCGCCCCGATGCTTCGCACCGTCGTCGAACTCCCTTTCAGACCGAAGCGGCAGGCGCCTGCCGGAGCCCCGCCGTGGCCCACTCCCAGCGCTCCTGCCCGTACGCCTCCTGATCAGGAAACGAGCGACCCATGA
- a CDS encoding MMPL family transporter: MHTLTGFVIRHRFLVLGVWLILAVVGGYAAPKATAALSFEFGLPDQPGYEANEQLVEHFGSGGSNAPVLLVVGDGDARVQRSAAAPLVADVRRTVPGARVASFGDESALLSRDERTGIILVYPRPLPGQDPYARALPALTNVAERSGETVRVTGQDALQADGGGGGAGVLAETLFGGVGALIVLLVVFGSALALMPLLIAVASILTTFLIVWGLTGVTDISFIVQYLLALIGLGVAIDYALLVVTRWREELGRGADTEEAVRRAMSTAGRSVLFSGVTVAVSLAALIVLPVPFLRSVGFTGLLIPLMSVAAALTLLPALLLTVGRRLEWPGRRSRASGSRLWHAVGSAVVRHRWAAGLAATVVLLALASPVLGLRLGRPTTESLASLGGPAASAVDQLDDSSIGAGLAHPVEIITEDVAKVREALGGIDGVAGVIAPPGWTDGSRSVVEAWTRADTSTETGADAAAQIRTAAEKAGAQVGGGPAQDADFLSAVYGNAPWVLAIIVVVTFLLLSRALRSFWLPVKALVLNVLSLGAAYGVTVLIWQHGLGTEFLFGQSASGAITVWVPIAVFAFLFGLSMDYEVFLLSRIREEHDAGADTDTATVLGVARTGRLVSSAALILFLAFVALSRVPTTDVKILATALALGIVIDATIVRGVLAPALVALLGDANWWRTPLPRKKR, encoded by the coding sequence GTGCACACACTGACTGGCTTCGTCATCCGGCACCGCTTCCTGGTACTCGGAGTCTGGCTGATCCTGGCCGTGGTGGGCGGTTACGCCGCACCGAAGGCGACCGCTGCCCTGAGCTTCGAGTTCGGACTGCCGGACCAGCCCGGCTACGAGGCGAACGAGCAGTTGGTGGAGCACTTCGGTTCCGGCGGATCGAACGCACCCGTCCTGCTGGTCGTCGGTGACGGAGACGCCCGTGTCCAGCGGTCGGCGGCGGCACCTCTGGTCGCGGATGTGCGGCGCACGGTGCCCGGCGCACGTGTGGCCTCGTTCGGCGACGAATCCGCCCTGCTGTCCCGCGACGAGCGCACCGGCATCATCCTGGTCTACCCCCGACCGCTGCCCGGCCAGGACCCCTATGCCCGTGCCCTGCCGGCCTTGACGAACGTCGCTGAGCGTTCCGGTGAGACAGTGCGGGTGACCGGGCAGGACGCCTTGCAGGCAGACGGCGGTGGTGGCGGTGCGGGGGTGCTCGCCGAGACGCTGTTCGGCGGCGTGGGCGCGTTGATCGTCCTGCTGGTGGTGTTCGGATCCGCCCTCGCGCTGATGCCGCTGCTCATCGCCGTCGCGTCCATCCTCACCACGTTCCTGATCGTGTGGGGCCTGACGGGTGTCACCGACATCTCGTTCATCGTCCAGTACCTGCTCGCCCTGATCGGTCTGGGGGTGGCGATCGATTACGCGCTGCTGGTCGTGACCCGCTGGCGTGAGGAGTTGGGCCGCGGTGCCGACACCGAGGAGGCAGTGCGGCGGGCCATGTCCACGGCCGGGCGCTCCGTGCTCTTCTCCGGGGTCACCGTGGCGGTGAGCCTGGCGGCACTGATCGTCCTGCCCGTGCCGTTCCTGCGAAGCGTCGGATTCACCGGGCTGCTCATTCCGTTGATGAGCGTCGCTGCCGCCCTCACCCTGCTCCCGGCTCTCCTGCTGACGGTGGGCAGGCGGCTGGAGTGGCCCGGTCGGCGCTCCCGCGCCTCCGGGAGCAGGCTGTGGCACGCGGTCGGCAGCGCTGTGGTGCGCCACCGCTGGGCGGCCGGTCTGGCAGCCACGGTGGTGCTGCTGGCACTGGCCTCGCCGGTGCTCGGTCTGCGGCTCGGCCGGCCCACGACCGAGTCACTGGCATCCCTGGGAGGGCCGGCCGCCTCCGCCGTGGATCAACTGGACGATTCGTCGATCGGAGCCGGTCTCGCCCACCCTGTCGAGATCATCACCGAGGACGTGGCGAAGGTCCGTGAGGCACTCGGCGGTATCGACGGCGTGGCGGGCGTCATCGCACCACCCGGCTGGACCGACGGCAGCCGTTCCGTCGTCGAGGCGTGGACGCGTGCGGACACCTCCACGGAGACCGGAGCCGACGCGGCCGCCCAGATCAGGACCGCCGCCGAGAAGGCCGGTGCCCAGGTCGGCGGAGGCCCCGCCCAGGACGCCGACTTCCTCAGCGCCGTCTACGGCAACGCGCCCTGGGTGCTGGCCATCATCGTGGTCGTGACGTTCCTGCTCCTGTCCAGAGCCCTGCGTTCGTTCTGGCTGCCGGTCAAGGCACTGGTGCTCAACGTGCTCTCGCTCGGCGCCGCATACGGCGTCACGGTCCTGATCTGGCAGCACGGCCTGGGTACCGAGTTCCTGTTCGGGCAGTCCGCATCGGGCGCGATCACCGTCTGGGTCCCGATCGCCGTGTTCGCGTTCCTCTTCGGCCTCTCGATGGACTACGAGGTCTTCCTGCTGTCCCGGATCCGCGAAGAACACGACGCCGGAGCCGACACGGACACCGCCACGGTGCTGGGCGTCGCCCGGACAGGCCGGCTCGTCAGCTCCGCGGCACTCATCCTGTTCCTCGCCTTCGTCGCCCTGTCACGCGTCCCCACCACCGACGTCAAGATCCTTGCCACAGCGCTCGCGCTCGGCATCGTCATCGACGCGACCATCGTCCGCGGCGTCCTCGCACCCGCCCTCGTCGCGCTCCTTGGCGACGCCAACTGGTGGCGCACCCCCCTGCCACGCAAGAAGAGATGA
- a CDS encoding DUF6480 family protein: MAEHLVPPGETPPVEGCIAEAHEERPDGGVWEHPKIWLGLIVFGAVLIAAFFIARIFAL; this comes from the coding sequence ATGGCTGAGCACCTTGTACCTCCCGGTGAGACCCCTCCCGTCGAGGGCTGCATCGCCGAAGCCCATGAAGAGCGCCCGGACGGAGGTGTGTGGGAGCACCCGAAGATCTGGCTGGGGCTCATCGTCTTCGGCGCGGTTCTCATCGCAGCCTTCTTCATCGCCCGCATATTCGCTCTGTGA
- a CDS encoding SRPBCC family protein, which produces MRPSGVVVIKVERVMHSSRTRDEIVAYMADFSRAEQWDPGTITCRRVNANDPVEVGTEWLNVSSFRGRRTELRYELTRMSNDRLTFVGRNKTATSTDDLHFETLSDGTRITYGAQVEFHGIARLATPLLKREFERLGDEVSRQLPAALAQALGPCAPGPQQP; this is translated from the coding sequence GTGAGACCGTCAGGAGTCGTAGTGATCAAGGTCGAACGAGTCATGCACTCAAGCCGAACGCGCGACGAGATCGTGGCCTACATGGCCGACTTCTCCCGCGCCGAACAGTGGGACCCGGGGACCATCACCTGCCGACGGGTGAACGCCAATGATCCGGTGGAGGTGGGCACGGAGTGGCTCAACGTGTCCTCGTTCCGCGGACGCCGTACGGAGCTTCGCTACGAACTGACGCGGATGAGCAACGACCGGCTCACCTTCGTCGGGCGCAACAAGACTGCGACATCGACGGACGACCTGCACTTCGAAACGCTCTCCGACGGCACCCGTATCACCTACGGCGCGCAGGTCGAGTTCCACGGGATCGCGCGACTGGCAACCCCCCTGCTGAAGAGGGAGTTCGAGCGTTTGGGGGATGAGGTGTCCCGACAGCTCCCGGCAGCGCTCGCACAGGCCCTGGGCCCCTGCGCGCCCGGTCCGCAACAGCCCTGA
- a CDS encoding DapH/DapD/GlmU-related protein: MYVHKPEFARHMKRVVEVTDATSRLNVLPFSDGEARAELLSVVFGGPLPETVTIYPPFFTECGLNTTFGENVFVNQGCTFMDKGGIRIGNGVMIAPKVNLITGGHPLPLAERREYLSLAPIVIEDDVWIGAGATITQGVTIGAGAVVAAGAVVARDVPARTLVAGVPAREIKTID; this comes from the coding sequence ATGTATGTCCACAAGCCCGAGTTCGCGCGTCATATGAAGCGAGTCGTGGAGGTCACCGACGCGACGTCCCGGCTGAACGTGCTGCCGTTCAGCGACGGCGAAGCTCGCGCTGAACTACTTTCGGTTGTGTTCGGTGGTCCGCTCCCGGAGACGGTGACGATCTACCCGCCGTTCTTCACCGAGTGCGGGCTGAACACGACATTCGGGGAGAACGTCTTCGTCAACCAGGGATGCACATTCATGGACAAGGGCGGGATTCGGATCGGCAACGGTGTCATGATCGCCCCGAAGGTCAATCTCATCACCGGGGGGCACCCTCTGCCCCTCGCCGAGCGCCGCGAGTACCTCTCCCTCGCCCCGATCGTCATCGAAGACGACGTCTGGATCGGTGCGGGAGCAACGATCACTCAGGGAGTGACCATCGGTGCCGGCGCGGTGGTCGCTGCCGGCGCGGTGGTCGCTCGTGACGTCCCCGCACGCACCCTGGTCGCGGGAGTCCCCGCCCGGGAGATCAAGACGATTGACTGA